In the Duncaniella freteri genome, one interval contains:
- a CDS encoding DUF4134 domain-containing protein, whose translation MNPFKYLKDKISNIKCRLTLALLTALLSATRASAAGNGLSGINEATSMVTSYFDPGTKLVYAIGAVVGLIGGIKVYSKWSSGDPDTSKTAASWFGACIFLIVAATILRSFFL comes from the coding sequence ATGAATCCCTTCAAATATCTCAAAGATAAAATCTCAAATATCAAGTGCCGTCTGACTCTGGCACTTCTCACCGCGCTCCTCAGCGCAACTCGTGCGTCAGCTGCCGGCAACGGGTTGAGTGGCATCAATGAAGCCACTTCAATGGTCACCTCCTATTTCGACCCGGGGACGAAACTGGTGTATGCCATCGGTGCCGTGGTTGGACTTATCGGCGGCATCAAGGTTTACTCCAAATGGTCGAGTGGCGACCCCGACACAAGCAAGACTGCCGCCTCTTGGTTCGGTGCCTGTATCTTCTTGATTGTAGCCGCCACAATCCTCCGCTCATTCTTCCTCTGA
- a CDS encoding conjugal transfer protein TraO translates to MKKFIIATIAMLSLFGGRAMAQRTLPGMRSVEVKANMVDGFYTGSARDCGYSFGVYYSVFKGNNAHEWTFGGEYLQTYKPYGEKGKIPVVELIGEAGYNLHLYSNYSQFFHLYGGISALAGYETVNWGKTLLSDGATLHNTDAFIYGGAVNLQADFYLSDRIALTANLKERFIFGNSTGHCHFSYGLGIRIMMD, encoded by the coding sequence ATGAAGAAATTTATCATTGCCACAATCGCCATGCTCAGCCTCTTCGGAGGCCGGGCAATGGCTCAGCGAACACTTCCCGGCATGAGGTCGGTAGAAGTCAAGGCTAATATGGTTGACGGTTTCTATACCGGCTCAGCCCGTGACTGCGGTTATTCTTTCGGAGTGTATTACTCCGTTTTCAAAGGGAACAATGCTCACGAATGGACTTTCGGCGGAGAGTATCTCCAGACATATAAACCTTACGGAGAGAAAGGTAAAATCCCTGTGGTTGAGCTTATAGGCGAAGCGGGATATAATCTCCACCTATACAGTAACTACTCACAGTTCTTTCATCTCTATGGTGGCATTTCTGCTCTTGCCGGATATGAAACGGTCAACTGGGGTAAGACGCTGTTGTCTGACGGTGCAACGCTCCACAATACCGACGCATTCATATATGGTGGAGCGGTCAATCTTCAAGCCGATTTCTATCTCTCAGACAGAATCGCCCTCACCGCCAATCTCAAAGAGAGATTCATTTTCGGTAATTCAACGGGGCACTGCCATTTCTCCTACGGACTGGGCATTAGAATTATGATGGACTGA
- a CDS encoding TraG family conjugative transposon ATPase: MRNTLRATTLESKLPLLAVEHGCIISKDADITVAFEVSLPELFTVTSAEYESMHAAWCKAIKVLPHFSVVHKQDWFMSETYKPELQKEDLSFLDRSFERHFNERPYLAHKCYLFLTKTTKERMRQQSNFSTLCRGRLTPKELNHEMVVKFMESVEQFERIINDTGYIKLRRLSDDEIVGTESTSGIIEKYMSLSMGDVNCLEDIDLSAKEMRIGDKMLCLHTLSDTNDLPGKVSTDNRYERLSTDRSDCRLSFASPVGLLLPCNHIYNQYILIDDHDENLARFEKTARNMNSLSKYSRSNAINKEWIDRYLNEAHSYSLISVRCHCNIMAWSDDAEELRRIKNEVGGQLATMGCMPRHNTIDCPTLFWSAMPGNEADFPAEESFYTFIEPAVCFFTAETNYRSSLSPFGIKMVDRLTGKPVHLDISDEPMKRGITTNRNKFILGPSGSGKSFFTNHFTRQYYEQGSHILLIDTGNSYEGLCNLIHNRTHGKDGIYYTYTEDNPISFNPFFTDDGVFNVEKKDSIKTLLLTLWKSEDDRVTKTESGELGSALSMFLDKMAKDKEIVPCFNSFYEFMRDEYKVEMANRPIPIYRQDFDIDNFLTTLRQYYHGGRFDFLLNSKENIDLLNKRFVVFEIDAIRDNKDLFPVVTIIIMEAFINKMRRLKGIRKVLICEEAWKALSTANMAEYMRYMFKTVRKYFGEAVVVTQEVDDIISSPIVKETIINNSDCKILLDQRKYMNRFDQIQELLGLTDKEKAQILSINMANNPNRLYKEVWIGLGGTQSAVYATEVSGEEYYCYTTEETEKVEVQRLAAKLGGNLEMAIRMMAQARREGAT, from the coding sequence ATGAGAAACACACTACGAGCGACAACGCTGGAGTCAAAACTCCCGCTGCTTGCGGTGGAACACGGTTGCATCATCTCAAAGGACGCGGACATTACCGTGGCCTTTGAGGTGAGCCTCCCGGAACTTTTCACCGTAACGTCAGCCGAATATGAGTCGATGCACGCCGCATGGTGCAAGGCAATCAAAGTGTTGCCTCACTTCTCGGTGGTGCATAAGCAGGACTGGTTCATGAGCGAGACCTACAAGCCGGAACTACAGAAGGAGGATTTATCATTCCTTGACCGGAGCTTTGAACGCCACTTCAACGAGCGGCCATATCTCGCCCACAAATGCTACCTGTTCCTTACCAAGACAACGAAGGAGAGGATGCGCCAGCAGAGCAACTTCTCCACCCTCTGCCGTGGGCGGCTCACTCCAAAGGAACTGAATCACGAGATGGTTGTGAAGTTCATGGAGTCGGTCGAACAGTTTGAGAGAATCATCAACGATACCGGCTATATCAAGTTGCGTCGCCTTTCAGATGATGAGATTGTCGGAACAGAATCCACCTCCGGAATCATTGAGAAATATATGTCGCTATCAATGGGTGATGTAAATTGCCTCGAAGACATTGACCTCTCGGCGAAGGAGATGAGAATCGGTGATAAGATGCTGTGCCTGCACACACTTTCTGACACAAATGATCTCCCCGGTAAGGTCAGCACCGACAACAGATATGAACGATTATCGACTGACCGCTCTGATTGCCGATTGAGTTTCGCTTCCCCCGTGGGGTTGCTTCTTCCCTGCAACCACATCTACAATCAGTATATCCTGATTGATGACCATGACGAGAACTTGGCAAGGTTTGAGAAGACTGCAAGGAACATGAATTCCCTCTCGAAGTACAGCCGGAGCAATGCCATCAACAAGGAATGGATAGACCGCTACTTGAACGAGGCTCATTCTTACAGCCTTATCTCGGTGCGCTGCCATTGCAACATAATGGCATGGTCGGATGATGCCGAGGAACTGCGGCGAATCAAGAATGAGGTGGGCGGCCAGCTGGCGACAATGGGGTGTATGCCCCGGCATAACACCATCGACTGCCCGACGCTGTTCTGGTCAGCGATGCCCGGCAACGAGGCTGACTTCCCTGCGGAGGAATCCTTCTACACGTTCATCGAACCTGCGGTTTGCTTTTTCACTGCCGAAACCAATTACCGCTCATCTTTATCGCCCTTCGGAATAAAGATGGTGGACAGGCTGACCGGAAAGCCGGTGCATCTTGACATCTCCGATGAACCGATGAAACGTGGCATAACAACAAACCGCAACAAGTTCATCTTGGGTCCGTCGGGTAGCGGAAAGTCTTTCTTCACCAACCACTTCACCCGACAATATTACGAGCAAGGCTCGCACATATTGCTGATTGATACAGGTAATTCATACGAAGGTCTGTGTAATCTGATCCACAACCGCACTCATGGCAAGGACGGGATTTACTACACCTATACGGAGGATAACCCCATATCTTTCAATCCGTTTTTCACGGATGATGGGGTGTTCAATGTGGAGAAGAAAGACTCGATAAAGACGCTGCTTCTGACCCTTTGGAAATCTGAGGATGACAGGGTGACGAAGACGGAATCCGGTGAGTTAGGCTCGGCATTGTCAATGTTCCTCGACAAGATGGCGAAAGACAAGGAAATCGTCCCCTGCTTCAACTCATTCTATGAGTTCATGCGCGACGAATATAAGGTTGAAATGGCAAACCGTCCGATACCCATCTACAGACAGGACTTCGACATTGACAATTTCCTGACTACACTCCGGCAATACTATCATGGCGGTCGCTTCGACTTCCTGCTCAATTCAAAAGAGAACATAGACCTGCTCAACAAGCGGTTTGTGGTCTTTGAAATTGACGCGATACGCGACAATAAAGACCTTTTCCCTGTAGTGACTATCATCATCATGGAGGCTTTCATCAACAAGATGCGAAGGCTGAAAGGTATCCGTAAAGTCCTTATCTGCGAGGAGGCGTGGAAGGCTCTTTCTACGGCAAATATGGCAGAATACATGAGGTACATGTTTAAGACGGTTCGTAAGTATTTCGGTGAGGCTGTGGTGGTTACGCAGGAGGTTGACGATATTATCTCGTCACCGATTGTCAAGGAGACCATCATCAACAACTCCGACTGCAAGATTCTTCTGGATCAACGCAAATATATGAACCGTTTCGACCAGATTCAGGAGCTGCTCGGTCTTACCGACAAGGAGAAAGCCCAGATTCTCAGTATCAACATGGCGAACAATCCGAACCGGCTATATAAAGAGGTATGGATAGGACTCGGAGGCACTCAATCAGCCGTCTATGCCACGGAGGTGTCGGGTGAGGAATACTACTGCTATACCACTGAGGAGACAGAGAAGGTCGAAGTGCAGCGGCTCGCCGCCAAACTCGGAGGCAACCTCGAAATGGCTATCCGCATGATGGCACAGGCGAGAAGGGAGGGCGCGACATGA
- the traJ gene encoding conjugative transposon protein TraJ, giving the protein MDFSNLHTILRSLYDEMMPLCEEMSGVAQGIAGLGALFYVAYRVWQSLARAEPIDVFPLLRPFVIGFCIMFFPTVVLGTINTVMSPIVQGTASMLEGQTLDMQKYREEKDRLEYEQMMNDPSTAYLVDDAEFDRQIDELGVTEIGTAAGMYIERGMYKVKKAIQNFFRELLEMLFQAASLTIDTIRTFFLVVLSILGPIAFALSVWDGFQSTLPQWICRYIQTYLWLPVADLFSTILAKIQVLMLQNDISELTNNPNVDIDGTNSAYVIFMIIGIIGYFTIPTVAGWIIQAGGMGSYNRNVNNAALQGGSWAGSIAGGVAGNVAGRAGKLLK; this is encoded by the coding sequence ATTGATTTTTCAAACCTGCACACTATCCTCCGCTCGCTCTATGATGAGATGATGCCGTTGTGTGAAGAAATGTCGGGGGTAGCTCAGGGAATTGCCGGATTAGGTGCGCTGTTCTATGTGGCATACCGCGTATGGCAGTCACTCGCAAGAGCCGAACCGATTGATGTATTCCCTCTGCTTCGCCCCTTTGTTATTGGATTCTGCATCATGTTTTTTCCTACAGTAGTGTTAGGGACAATCAACACGGTAATGTCTCCGATTGTGCAGGGTACGGCATCAATGCTTGAAGGTCAGACACTCGATATGCAAAAGTATCGAGAGGAAAAAGACCGGTTGGAGTATGAACAGATGATGAATGACCCCTCCACCGCCTATTTGGTTGATGATGCTGAATTTGACAGGCAGATTGACGAATTGGGCGTAACTGAAATAGGTACTGCCGCCGGAATGTATATTGAAAGAGGAATGTATAAGGTGAAGAAAGCTATTCAGAATTTCTTTCGCGAACTACTGGAAATGCTTTTCCAAGCTGCATCCCTAACGATAGATACCATACGAACATTCTTCTTGGTAGTGCTGTCAATCCTCGGACCGATTGCCTTTGCTCTATCCGTATGGGATGGATTTCAGTCAACTCTACCCCAGTGGATATGTCGCTATATTCAGACCTACCTCTGGCTTCCGGTAGCTGACCTGTTCAGTACAATACTCGCCAAAATCCAAGTTTTGATGTTGCAGAATGACATTTCGGAATTGACTAATAATCCGAATGTTGACATTGACGGGACAAACAGTGCGTATGTCATCTTCATGATTATTGGCATCATCGGATACTTCACAATTCCCACTGTAGCAGGCTGGATTATTCAGGCCGGTGGCATGGGTAGCTATAACAGGAATGTCAATAATGCCGCTCTACAAGGCGGCTCATGGGCAGGTTCAATTGCAGGTGGAGTCGCTGGAAATGTTGCAGGTCGCGCCGGGAAATTGCTCAAATAG
- the traM gene encoding conjugative transposon protein TraM, whose amino-acid sequence MKWIDELKAKLRPRNAAEKEKLKKYLIVFPLMFLSCIACLWLIFSPSSDDDSSRGRANTELPDGSSEEMHERKIEAYEAEALEAEHNQRAVDAASLEAVADTIASQPDSVSSEIESSAQAYQSVQASLEDFYIPEDQSAAQIAELQARIDELEMQNAYAQQQTQQPNEVELMEKSYQLAAQYLGTGNGGQQAVIVDEPEKERKVMPVNQVNRNVVSSLSAATSERSFSTAVGGKRQNFKNTISACIASDQSVIDGQSVKLRTLEPMWIGNSLLPKNTIIVGSARLQGERLEITIESIDALGCIMEVDLAIYDSDGQEGINIPNSMESDALKEIGANMGSTVGSSINVSTNAGAQIVSDVGRGLLNGVGQYLTKKVRQVKVHLKSGYKVMLKQVEQ is encoded by the coding sequence ATGAAGTGGATTGACGAACTCAAAGCGAAACTGAGACCAAGAAACGCCGCCGAGAAGGAGAAACTGAAGAAATACCTTATTGTATTTCCTCTGATGTTCCTATCGTGCATCGCCTGTCTTTGGCTGATATTCAGTCCTTCGTCTGACGATGATTCATCCCGTGGCCGTGCCAATACGGAATTACCTGATGGATCCTCGGAGGAAATGCACGAGCGTAAGATTGAGGCTTATGAAGCGGAAGCACTGGAAGCCGAACATAATCAACGTGCCGTAGATGCGGCATCACTGGAGGCGGTTGCTGATACAATAGCGTCTCAACCTGATTCAGTATCGTCAGAAATTGAATCGTCCGCTCAGGCATACCAGTCAGTCCAAGCATCGCTTGAAGATTTTTACATTCCCGAAGACCAATCTGCGGCACAGATTGCTGAATTGCAAGCACGGATTGATGAACTGGAAATGCAGAATGCCTACGCCCAGCAGCAGACTCAGCAGCCCAATGAAGTGGAGCTGATGGAGAAGTCTTATCAGTTGGCAGCGCAATACCTCGGCACCGGCAATGGCGGTCAGCAAGCGGTCATTGTGGACGAGCCGGAGAAAGAGCGTAAAGTTATGCCGGTGAATCAGGTCAACCGCAATGTGGTTTCCTCTCTCAGTGCTGCAACATCTGAACGGTCATTCTCAACCGCTGTCGGCGGCAAGCGTCAGAATTTCAAGAATACCATTTCAGCGTGCATAGCCTCTGACCAGTCGGTAATTGACGGTCAGAGCGTGAAACTGAGAACCCTTGAACCTATGTGGATAGGCAACTCTCTGTTGCCAAAGAATACAATAATTGTCGGCTCGGCACGATTGCAAGGGGAACGCCTTGAAATCACGATTGAAAGTATTGATGCATTGGGTTGTATCATGGAGGTTGACCTCGCTATATATGACTCAGACGGTCAGGAGGGTATCAACATTCCCAACTCTATGGAGTCTGACGCACTGAAAGAAATCGGAGCCAATATGGGTAGCACCGTCGGTAGTTCAATCAACGTATCCACCAATGCCGGAGCGCAGATTGTTTCCGATGTGGGTCGCGGTCTCCTTAATGGCGTGGGCCAGTACCTTACCAAGAAAGTCCGGCAGGTGAAAGTTCATCTGAAATCCGGCTACAAAGTGATGCTCAAGCAGGTTGAGCAATAA
- a CDS encoding DNA cytosine methyltransferase, producing the protein MDSNGLTVLSLFDGMSCGAIALREAGIKVKQYFASEIDKAAIIQATHNFPDTIQLGSVVNLSAANLPKIDLLIGGSPCQGFSFAGKQMNFKDPRSVLFFEYVRILNEIRAYNPDVKFLLENVRMRAEYENVISSHLGLQPVAINSSLVSAQNRLRLYWTNILTAATPHLFGETVFTAIPQPKDKGIYLRDVLDDVADTRYFLSRKDIEKLEKQIAYESENQKSLSEEQFMELFRDIDFCETYALAPVSCFCPENWISNHIIRPSPEIERFPVSAIQNGRAIRDCSSKTDSTVIISGAIVSPQFGGGFRPILSGKAPCLLATSSNSAACLIINGDDMVLRRLTPKECCRLQTIPDWYEWVCSEPQIYKMLGNGWTVDVISHILQFL; encoded by the coding sequence ATGGACAGCAATGGTCTGACAGTGCTGTCTCTTTTCGACGGCATGTCATGCGGTGCCATCGCCCTACGGGAAGCCGGAATAAAGGTCAAACAGTATTTTGCATCAGAGATTGATAAGGCTGCCATAATTCAGGCAACTCACAATTTTCCCGACACCATTCAACTGGGAAGCGTTGTAAATCTTTCGGCTGCTAATCTGCCCAAGATAGACCTGCTGATTGGAGGCTCTCCATGTCAAGGATTCAGTTTTGCCGGCAAACAGATGAATTTCAAAGATCCGCGAAGCGTGCTGTTTTTTGAATATGTCCGAATTCTCAATGAGATAAGAGCCTACAATCCAGATGTAAAATTCCTTTTGGAAAATGTCAGGATGCGTGCTGAGTATGAGAATGTCATAAGCAGCCATCTGGGACTACAGCCTGTCGCAATCAATTCATCTCTTGTGTCCGCGCAAAACCGACTCCGTCTCTATTGGACAAACATACTGACCGCAGCAACTCCACATCTCTTTGGCGAAACAGTTTTCACTGCAATCCCTCAGCCCAAGGATAAGGGAATATACCTTCGTGATGTGCTTGATGATGTGGCTGACACTCGATATTTTCTTTCAAGGAAGGACATTGAGAAATTGGAGAAACAGATTGCCTATGAATCTGAAAACCAAAAGTCATTATCTGAGGAACAATTCATGGAACTGTTCAGAGATATTGATTTTTGCGAAACTTACGCATTGGCTCCTGTATCTTGTTTCTGTCCGGAAAATTGGATTTCAAACCATATCATCCGTCCGTCTCCCGAGATTGAAAGATTCCCGGTGTCTGCGATACAAAACGGTAGAGCAATCAGAGATTGCTCATCGAAAACTGATTCAACCGTAATTATCTCCGGTGCCATAGTGTCACCACAGTTTGGCGGAGGATTCAGACCTATATTATCAGGTAAAGCCCCTTGTTTGCTTGCCACTTCAAGCAATTCAGCGGCTTGCCTGATTATCAATGGCGATGATATGGTGCTGAGGCGGCTGACTCCAAAAGAATGTTGCCGTCTTCAGACAATTCCAGACTGGTATGAATGGGTATGTAGTGAACCTCAGATCTATAAAATGCTCGGCAACGGATGGACAGTGGATGTTATAAGCCACATCCTGCAATTTTTATAA
- a CDS encoding toprim domain-containing protein: MNIDSIRQIPLVDFLNHLGYQPTRRDSKGLWFYSPYRNERKPSFHVNPRKNLWYDFGSGAGGDIFNLAGELTGETDFIKRAEFIAQKMQLAVEKPYKPMPFKEEPTFENVEISRLEAPALLKYLADRGIPRDIAQRYCVQVNYELHGKKYYAIGFENNAHGYELRNSFFKGSYPPKHITHIANGNARCNVFEGFIDFLSAERLGYNDGTDTIVLNSVSNLNKAIAPLREYCVVSCYLDNDNAGRAALVKLQQELGDKVMDKSALYPNHKDLNDYLMSLYPKQTTKSKLKL; the protein is encoded by the coding sequence ATGAACATCGACTCTATACGACAAATCCCTTTGGTGGATTTCCTCAACCACCTCGGCTATCAGCCGACACGCCGCGACAGCAAAGGATTGTGGTTCTACTCTCCATATCGCAATGAGCGAAAGCCGTCTTTCCATGTCAATCCTCGCAAAAATCTATGGTACGATTTTGGGAGTGGTGCCGGTGGCGACATCTTCAATCTTGCCGGAGAATTGACAGGCGAAACAGACTTCATCAAACGTGCGGAGTTCATCGCCCAAAAGATGCAGTTGGCTGTGGAGAAGCCCTACAAGCCAATGCCTTTCAAGGAAGAACCAACTTTTGAAAATGTTGAAATCTCCAGACTGGAGGCTCCGGCTCTTCTGAAATATCTTGCTGACCGTGGCATACCACGCGACATAGCACAACGATATTGTGTGCAGGTCAATTATGAATTGCATGGTAAGAAGTATTATGCCATCGGCTTTGAGAATAACGCGCATGGCTATGAACTACGTAATTCCTTTTTCAAAGGCTCTTATCCACCCAAGCATATCACCCACATCGCCAATGGCAACGCCCGATGTAATGTCTTTGAAGGATTCATCGACTTTCTCTCAGCGGAACGGCTCGGATATAATGACGGTACGGATACAATCGTGCTTAACTCCGTATCCAATCTGAATAAAGCCATTGCTCCACTGAGAGAATACTGCGTGGTGAGTTGCTACCTTGACAACGACAATGCCGGACGAGCCGCACTCGTCAAACTCCAGCAGGAGTTAGGCGATAAGGTAATGGACAAGTCCGCACTTTACCCCAATCACAAGGATCTGAACGACTATCTCATGTCGCTTTATCCCAAACAGACAACAAAATCAAAACTCAAACTCTGA
- the traK gene encoding conjugative transposon protein TraK, with the protein MEFKSLKNIETSFRQIRLFGIVMLCACAVIAISSVCFSLSFAEKQREKIYVLDNGKSLMLALSQDMSQNRPAEAREHVRRFHELFFTLSPDKSAIQHNIDRALILADKSAYNYYTDFVEKGYYNRIIAGNINQVLQVDSVVCDFNNYPYIAKTYAKEMIIRQSNVTMRSLITTCRLTNSSRSDDNPNGFIIEGLTILENKDLQTVKR; encoded by the coding sequence GTGGAATTCAAATCACTCAAAAACATAGAAACCTCCTTTCGCCAAATCAGGCTGTTCGGAATAGTGATGCTGTGTGCTTGTGCTGTGATTGCCATTTCATCGGTATGTTTCTCTCTCAGTTTTGCAGAGAAGCAGCGTGAGAAGATTTATGTCCTTGACAATGGCAAGTCTCTAATGCTTGCCTTGTCACAGGACATGAGTCAAAACCGTCCGGCGGAGGCTCGCGAACACGTGCGCCGTTTCCATGAGTTGTTTTTCACTCTATCTCCGGACAAATCAGCAATTCAGCATAACATTGACCGTGCGCTGATACTGGCCGACAAGAGTGCATACAACTACTATACCGATTTTGTCGAAAAGGGATATTACAACCGTATAATCGCCGGCAATATCAACCAAGTTCTTCAGGTTGACAGCGTTGTATGTGATTTCAATAATTATCCCTATATAGCCAAGACATACGCGAAAGAAATGATTATACGCCAGAGCAATGTGACTATGCGAAGTTTGATTACAACCTGTAGGCTCACAAACTCATCCCGCTCTGACGATAATCCAAACGGATTTATAATCGAAGGTCTGACAATTCTTGAAAACAAGGATTTACAGACCGTCAAACGCTAA
- a CDS encoding DUF3408 domain-containing protein, giving the protein MTKKNNGEITPDNFLDSYKPVSPQRKGDRGTTEAKAELTTVEKAKSNEREAESIILQSRNNDVAMTPLEYQEIFLRPNLGESMRYGKTYYVSRDDCKKLKALMRCFGEGYDRFPLSVFIHNLLEYHFAQFSGLINGMMSRQSTPNPFNQNDE; this is encoded by the coding sequence ATGACGAAGAAGAACAATGGCGAGATTACACCCGACAATTTCCTCGACTCATACAAGCCCGTGTCACCTCAGCGAAAAGGAGACCGAGGGACTACCGAAGCGAAAGCCGAACTCACCACGGTGGAAAAGGCAAAAAGTAATGAAAGAGAAGCTGAGAGTATCATTTTACAGAGCCGGAACAATGATGTGGCGATGACACCATTGGAGTATCAGGAAATTTTTCTTAGACCCAACCTTGGTGAGTCAATGCGATACGGCAAGACCTATTACGTCAGCCGTGATGACTGCAAAAAGTTGAAGGCTCTCATGCGCTGCTTCGGGGAAGGCTATGACCGGTTCCCATTGTCGGTTTTCATTCACAACCTGCTTGAATACCATTTTGCCCAGTTCTCAGGGCTAATCAATGGCATGATGAGCAGGCAGTCAACACCAAACCCTTTTAACCAAAACGATGAATAA
- a CDS encoding TraL conjugative transposon family protein: MKLSNIRSAIYNKVWHSPKTRLSNFLKGKCDELPHKQRLIVVTALFSVFILVAFFVFGNACYKMGARQARHTFDIEHIEGIDIQQPVNTVAHEVD, encoded by the coding sequence ATGAAATTATCCAACATACGGAGTGCCATATATAATAAGGTGTGGCACTCGCCAAAAACACGTCTCTCTAACTTTCTGAAAGGTAAGTGTGATGAGTTGCCCCATAAGCAACGGCTTATTGTCGTAACCGCTCTGTTCTCGGTATTCATTCTCGTAGCCTTCTTCGTGTTTGGGAATGCCTGCTATAAAATGGGCGCACGTCAAGCCCGGCATACATTCGACATCGAGCACATAGAAGGAATAGACATTCAGCAACCTGTAAATACTGTTGCCCATGAAGTGGATTGA
- a CDS encoding DUF4133 domain-containing protein produces MAEYSINKGIGRSVEYKGLKAQYLFIFAGGLLAMFVVFVIMYIVGISQWICIGFGVTATSILVWLTFHLNAKYGEYGLMKLSAVKYHPRYIINRLRLTRLIRSKRK; encoded by the coding sequence ATGGCTGAATATTCTATCAATAAAGGCATCGGAAGAAGTGTCGAGTACAAGGGTTTGAAAGCGCAGTATCTGTTCATCTTCGCCGGAGGATTGCTTGCAATGTTCGTGGTATTCGTCATCATGTACATCGTTGGAATATCGCAATGGATCTGCATCGGCTTCGGTGTCACGGCAACCTCAATCCTTGTGTGGCTTACCTTCCATCTCAATGCCAAGTATGGCGAATATGGTCTGATGAAACTCTCGGCGGTGAAATATCATCCGCGCTACATCATCAACCGCCTACGCCTCACACGACTAATCAGGAGTAAAAGAAAATGA
- a CDS encoding DUF4141 domain-containing protein, which yields MKQLKILLTVFAFALLFGVGKANAQWTVIDPSNIAQSIVNNSKSLVQETSTAQNMIKNFQETVKIYQQAKKYYDALQSVNNLVRDARKVQQTILMLGNISGYYVNNFQKMLTDPNFTSSELSAIASGYTRILEEANGVLGDLKQVVNITTLSMTDKDRMDVVDDCYKEMKRLKNLTAYYTNKNISVSYLRAKKKADTQRVVSLYGDGSEKYW from the coding sequence ATGAAGCAATTAAAAATTCTTCTCACGGTATTTGCTTTCGCCCTACTCTTTGGAGTGGGCAAAGCCAATGCCCAGTGGACGGTGATTGACCCGTCAAACATCGCCCAAAGCATCGTAAATAACTCCAAATCACTTGTTCAGGAAACATCTACGGCTCAGAATATGATTAAAAATTTTCAGGAGACCGTGAAAATTTACCAGCAGGCGAAGAAGTATTACGATGCTCTCCAGTCTGTCAACAATCTCGTCCGCGATGCCCGAAAGGTGCAACAGACAATCCTGATGCTCGGCAATATCTCCGGCTACTACGTCAACAACTTCCAGAAGATGCTCACGGATCCGAACTTCACATCTTCGGAACTTTCGGCAATCGCGTCCGGATATACCCGAATATTGGAGGAAGCCAATGGCGTGCTTGGAGATTTAAAGCAGGTCGTCAATATCACGACTCTATCCATGACTGATAAAGACCGTATGGATGTTGTCGATGATTGCTACAAGGAGATGAAGCGGTTGAAGAATCTCACGGCATATTACACCAACAAGAACATCAGCGTGTCATATCTCCGTGCAAAGAAAAAGGCCGATACCCAGAGGGTTGTCAGCTTGTATGGAGACGGATCTGAAAAATACTGGTAA
- a CDS encoding DUF3408 domain-containing protein — MNNNSSNKSGISFWTKDEYARKYFTRRPIRHQRCIGVTTDMLEEIKDVVNLIAMGGTTVRAYVSAIIADHFKEYKFLHEYMRRAMYNKILVGDLEKFQLTYEKYAEQYLQPSIESRNEAWVHLDADCADALKQIVSWTGNGVTIGSFAEAIIKTHLAENKELLESMKSDVFNSQP; from the coding sequence ATGAATAACAATTCTTCCAATAAATCCGGTATCTCATTTTGGACGAAAGATGAGTATGCCCGGAAATACTTCACCCGGCGGCCGATTCGTCACCAACGCTGCATTGGTGTCACCACCGATATGCTTGAAGAAATCAAGGACGTTGTCAATCTGATTGCAATGGGTGGCACTACCGTTCGGGCATACGTGAGCGCTATCATCGCCGACCATTTCAAGGAATACAAGTTCCTGCACGAATATATGCGTCGGGCAATGTATAACAAGATACTTGTCGGTGACCTTGAAAAGTTCCAGCTAACATACGAGAAGTATGCAGAACAATATCTGCAACCCAGTATTGAGTCACGCAATGAGGCGTGGGTACATCTTGATGCTGACTGTGCAGATGCTCTGAAGCAAATCGTATCTTGGACCGGTAATGGTGTCACCATCGGATCATTCGCAGAGGCAATCATCAAGACGCACCTTGCAGAGAACAAAGAGTTGCTTGAATCCATGAAGTCTGATGTTTTTAACAGTCAGCCATGA